The segment GGGGAAATACTACCTTTTTGACCAAATTTGGCTGACCTACCACTGAACCAGCCGACTGCATTAATCCACTTGAAAAAGCAATCCAGGGAAGCAAACCAGCAAATAACCACAATCCAAAAGTGAAGTTATTTTCTGGCAAATTTGTGAGAGTTAGCTTCACTTTTAGCACAATGGAAAACACATATGTGTAAATCACTAATTGCGAAAGCTGATTTACCAAAGGCCAGAAATTGCCCAAAACAGAACCCTTGTATCGCGCCTCTAAATCCCGCCGCACTAAAGTTCTCAGTAAATCGAACTTAGCCCACAACGGCTGATTTATTGGCAGTATCCACCTCAGTTTTTCAGCCTTACGTACAGCGCTCCGCATTATTCGCACCAATTCCTGTTTCCTCGCTCACTACTCACACCTAATTATCATCAATGAATGCGACTATTCTCTGAAAATTTCTTCAAGTTTTTTTGGTATAAATCATAGCTAAAACAGAGAATAATCTTTCCTAGTTATCTGCTTTGTTACAGAATTAATCAACTATACACAAATATATGTTGACTATAAAAGTAGCTTTGATGAAGATTATTTGGCCTCTAAATTTCCGGACAATTTCTGGCTTAATTTAAACTATCTGGGTCAACACCTAATGAACGCAAATGTTCTGCTAATCTTTCCGCACGTTGTCGTTCTTGTTCTGCTAATTCTGCCAGTTCGGTGGGGATGAGTAATTTCGCCCCCGTATCTAAGCGATAAAATCGTAAGAGTTCTTCTTCTACTTCTAGCCGCAATCCTAAAGGCTGAGATAGACTATCAGTAATGGGTTGATAGATTTCATCTTGTAAACGATAGCCCTGTAATTTGGCGTTAACCCATTCTCCTTTGGGGTCAAATAACCAGTATTCTAAAATACCTAATTGTTCATACAATAGTTTCTTTTGCTCTTGATCCTGCTTTTGAGTGCCTTTACTGGTCATCTCAAATACCACTTGCGGAACTTGACCTTCTTCCCAAACTTTATAGTTATCTCTACCCCCAGGCTGCACATCAAAAATTACCATGACATCTGGTGCAACTCTTAATTTGGGAAAACCCTGAGCATAGTAGAGAAATTGATTTGCTAGTACCGTTGCCTGTCTGCCTGCTAAGTACTGTTTCAGGACTTCCAATGTAGTTAAAATGGCATACAGATGTAAATATGTTTCCGCCACAGGCTCTCCATCAGCACTAGGATATTCAGTGTTTGTATTGACTGAATTTATGGCGCTAGTCATAGTTGTTACCTAATCAAGCAAACTATTTTGGTTAACTCCTCAAGTCGGCAAATGTGACGCTCATTGTTGCCTCTGTCTGCCATTATCCCCGAAATCTATCACCGAAGCGACACCGATTCGGCTAAACTGAGACTTGGTTTATTGCATTGTGACTAGGCATGGAAATCGGACAAAAGGTTAAAGTTTTTCGTCTGCGCGATCGCGTATCTGCTTCTATTGCGAAAAAACTCGGACAAATAGGCATTATCCAAGGCTACAAAGTCACGGATGGCCGTGGAATTGGTGTAGTGGTACTATTTGACGACAATTCTTCCACTTGGTTTTTTGAAGATGAAATCAAACTTGTGTAATAGATAGAACTCAACGCGGAAGCTAAGAGTATTTGCCTAGTGCTAAGTTGGAGTGGAAAAGATTGGCGGTGAATATAGGAATCAAGTCATGTCCCTGATATTGACATTTTTGGGCAAAGGCGGTGTAGAGCGGACAAAAATTGCGATCGCCGCCGCCAAGTTATTGGCAAGCCAAGGCAAGCGTGTACTTCTAGCAGGGTTGGCAGAACCAGTTTTACCCATTTTAC is part of the Nodularia sp. LEGE 06071 genome and harbors:
- a CDS encoding Uma2 family endonuclease: MTSAINSVNTNTEYPSADGEPVAETYLHLYAILTTLEVLKQYLAGRQATVLANQFLYYAQGFPKLRVAPDVMVIFDVQPGGRDNYKVWEEGQVPQVVFEMTSKGTQKQDQEQKKLLYEQLGILEYWLFDPKGEWVNAKLQGYRLQDEIYQPITDSLSQPLGLRLEVEEELLRFYRLDTGAKLLIPTELAELAEQERQRAERLAEHLRSLGVDPDSLN
- a CDS encoding DUF2862 domain-containing protein; its protein translation is MEIGQKVKVFRLRDRVSASIAKKLGQIGIIQGYKVTDGRGIGVVVLFDDNSSTWFFEDEIKLV